In the Topomyia yanbarensis strain Yona2022 chromosome 3, ASM3024719v1, whole genome shotgun sequence genome, one interval contains:
- the LOC131690928 gene encoding probable endochitinase: MKSLIALISLVGIGTVSAQNCSGRPDGSFEPNSKRCDYYYSCTGGLAIPLTCPSGYHYNPVRKQCDYPSKAGCIKCPSTGFRNLAVDGSCNKFIQCYHGTATDRECPNGLNFDIALGQCNLEDSVKC; this comes from the exons ATGAAAT CGCTCATTGCCTTAATTAGTCTGGTCGGAATTGGAACCGTTTCAGCCCAGAACTGTTCCGGGCGCCCGGATGGCAGTTTCGAACCCAATTCCAAACGCTGTGACTACTATTACTCTTGTACAGGAGGATTAGCCATTCCGTTGACCTGCCCTAGTGGGTATCACTACAACCCAGTTCGCAAGCAGTGTGATTACCCCAGCAAAGCTGGATGCATAAAGTGTCCCTCTACCGGCTTCCGTAATCTAGCCGTGGATGGTTCCTGCAACAAGTTCATTCAATGCTACCACGGTACAGCAACGGATCGCGAATGTCCAAATGGACTAAATTTCGATATCGCTCTGGGCCAATGCAATCTTGAGGATTCAGTCAAGTGTTGA